Proteins encoded together in one Thermococcus barophilus MP window:
- a CDS encoding fumarylacetoacetate hydrolase family protein, producing MIRLPFRDGFYEVNPSKIICLGRNYAEHAKELGHEVPKEPVIFLKPPSALIGPNQTIILPKKSREVHHEVELAVIIGKRGKNIPREKAMDYVLGYTILLDITARDLQWEAKRKGLPWTVAKGFDTFAPIGPRIVPKEELDPSDLEIGLKVNGEVRQLSRTGKMIFKIPEIIEYISSIMTLEKGDIIATGTPEGVGPLRHGDTVEAWIEGIGVLKENVLAERSILC from the coding sequence ATGATCCGCTTACCATTTAGAGATGGCTTTTATGAGGTCAATCCAAGCAAGATAATATGCCTCGGGAGGAATTACGCTGAACACGCAAAGGAGTTAGGTCATGAGGTTCCAAAAGAACCAGTAATTTTCCTTAAGCCTCCTTCCGCTTTGATAGGGCCAAATCAGACAATAATTCTACCAAAAAAGAGCAGAGAAGTTCACCACGAAGTTGAGCTTGCCGTTATTATAGGAAAGAGGGGGAAGAACATCCCAAGAGAGAAAGCCATGGATTACGTGCTGGGCTATACAATCCTGCTCGACATCACCGCCAGAGACCTGCAGTGGGAAGCTAAGAGAAAGGGTCTCCCTTGGACAGTTGCTAAAGGCTTTGACACCTTTGCTCCTATTGGACCAAGAATTGTCCCAAAAGAAGAGCTTGATCCAAGCGACCTTGAGATAGGGCTGAAAGTTAACGGAGAAGTCAGGCAGCTCTCAAGGACAGGCAAGATGATTTTTAAGATTCCGGAGATAATCGAGTACATCTCAAGCATAATGACCCTCGAGAAGGGCGATATAATTGCAACGGGAACTCCAGAGGGTGTTGGCCCTCTAAGGCACGGCGACACAGTTGAGGCGTGGATTGAAGGGATCGGAGTTTTAAAGGAAAATGTGCTGGCGGAGAGGTCAATACTATGCTGA
- the trm14 gene encoding tRNA (guanine(6)-N2)-methyltransferase, with protein MKFLLTTSQGIEDLAKKEVERLFESKGIKVSIEEKPFGVEGRLIAEVEESFYTDEKGKKREFSPATFLNENSRLLHRVIVEIASLKFKGIESQEPEKALREIYDFVYSLPIENYVKITESFAVRSFRKGEHEFTSVDIAKTVGSAIYDRLSRYGKPKVNLDHPSVIFRAELIDDVFFLGIDTTGDSSLHKRPWRVYDHPAHLKASIANAMTELAEVDGGSVIDPMCGSGTILIELALRGYEGRIIGIEKYKKHLRGARMNALAAGVLDRIEFIQGDATKLTQYADSVDFAISNLPYGLKIGKKSLIPKLYMEFFSELSKVLEKRGVFLTTEKKAIEEAFEENGFKILHHRLVGHGGLRVHLYVIQ; from the coding sequence ATGAAATTCCTACTAACCACTTCACAGGGAATTGAAGATTTAGCCAAAAAGGAAGTTGAAAGACTATTTGAGAGCAAAGGAATCAAAGTTAGTATCGAAGAAAAGCCCTTTGGAGTTGAAGGCCGCTTAATTGCAGAAGTTGAGGAGAGTTTCTACACCGATGAGAAAGGCAAAAAGAGAGAATTCAGTCCAGCAACTTTCCTCAACGAGAATTCCCGACTTCTGCATCGCGTAATAGTTGAGATAGCATCGTTAAAATTTAAAGGAATCGAAAGCCAAGAACCAGAGAAAGCCCTCAGAGAGATTTACGATTTCGTGTATTCCCTTCCAATTGAAAACTACGTGAAGATAACAGAAAGCTTTGCTGTTAGGTCATTTAGGAAAGGCGAGCATGAGTTTACAAGCGTTGATATTGCAAAAACAGTTGGGAGTGCAATTTATGACAGACTCAGCAGATATGGAAAGCCTAAAGTGAATTTAGACCATCCAAGCGTGATTTTTAGGGCTGAACTCATTGATGATGTATTCTTCTTAGGAATTGACACAACTGGAGATTCTTCTCTGCACAAAAGACCTTGGCGTGTCTATGACCATCCGGCACATCTTAAGGCTTCAATAGCAAATGCAATGACTGAGCTTGCTGAGGTAGATGGTGGCTCCGTTATTGACCCAATGTGCGGAAGCGGGACTATATTGATCGAGCTGGCTTTAAGGGGTTATGAAGGAAGAATAATAGGAATTGAGAAGTACAAGAAGCACTTAAGGGGAGCCAGAATGAATGCTTTAGCGGCTGGGGTTTTGGATAGGATTGAGTTCATTCAAGGAGATGCCACAAAGCTGACTCAATACGCTGACAGCGTCGATTTTGCCATAAGCAACTTACCCTACGGCCTAAAAATAGGTAAAAAAAGCCTAATCCCGAAGCTTTACATGGAGTTTTTCTCTGAGCTGTCAAAAGTTTTAGAGAAGAGGGGTGTTTTTCTAACAACAGAGAAAAAAGCGATTGAAGAGGCATTTGAGGAGAACGGATTTAAGATTCTGCATCACCGATTGGTAGGACACGGTGGATTGAGAGTTCACCTGTATGTCATACAATAA
- a CDS encoding ABC transporter ATP-binding protein, translating into MIVRAENLVKSYEDHRALDGVSLEVKKGEIFCVMGHSGAGKTTLLRILALLERPDSGEYFFDGKPVNWSRPGELRKNITMVFQTPVMFNTTVFKNIAYGLKLRGYSRAEIEKKVHEVLSLVRLEGYEKRKAKTLSGGEKQRVAIARAIVLEPKLLLMDEPTANLDPTNSAIIEDIVKEITKENGTTIVFSTHNMFQAKRLADRVAHMYAGKIVEVGKTKEVFERPKSELTKRFINGELF; encoded by the coding sequence ATGATAGTGAGGGCCGAGAACTTAGTTAAGAGCTACGAAGACCACAGGGCGCTGGACGGTGTGAGCCTTGAGGTCAAAAAGGGCGAGATATTCTGCGTCATGGGGCACAGCGGGGCCGGGAAGACCACCCTGCTGAGGATTTTGGCCTTGCTTGAGAGGCCCGACTCGGGGGAGTACTTTTTCGATGGGAAGCCTGTCAACTGGAGCCGGCCGGGGGAGCTGAGAAAAAACATCACCATGGTGTTTCAGACCCCGGTAATGTTCAACACGACCGTTTTCAAGAACATCGCCTATGGGTTAAAGCTGAGGGGCTACTCCAGGGCAGAGATAGAGAAAAAAGTTCACGAGGTGCTCTCCCTTGTGAGGCTTGAGGGCTACGAAAAGAGAAAGGCCAAAACGCTGTCCGGCGGAGAAAAACAGAGGGTCGCCATAGCGAGGGCGATAGTCCTTGAGCCGAAGCTCCTCCTGATGGACGAGCCTACAGCCAACCTTGACCCAACGAACTCGGCCATAATAGAGGACATCGTAAAGGAAATCACCAAGGAAAACGGCACGACGATAGTCTTCTCGACCCACAACATGTTCCAGGCGAAGAGGCTCGCCGACAGGGTCGCCCACATGTACGCTGGAAAGATAGTTGAAGTTGGCAAAACTAAGGAAGTGTTCGAAAGACCAAAAAGTGAACTAACAAAAAGATTCATTAATGGAGAACTTTTCTGA
- a CDS encoding ABC transporter permease has protein sequence MAWDYIIQGFSEAVKLIDDPYVIEIALRSIKVSGIATLMAVAWSLPISVLLGLKDFPGKWLVKTLINGLMGVPTVIWGLVLYLMFVPLGPLGSLGLLYTEMGISVGQALLITPIIMSIVVNSLESIEGEVRELALTLGADEMRASFQVVRESVGGIVLAIIAAFNRAIAELGIALMIGGNIYVRGGVYNTRVLTTAIQMYTVRAEINMAIALGIILMGIVLAVNLLSNLVRKWLE, from the coding sequence ATGGCGTGGGACTACATAATCCAGGGATTTTCAGAGGCTGTGAAGCTGATAGACGACCCCTACGTGATAGAGATAGCCCTCCGTTCCATCAAGGTTTCAGGCATAGCGACACTGATGGCGGTGGCGTGGTCTCTGCCGATTTCAGTGCTCCTCGGCCTGAAGGACTTCCCCGGCAAATGGCTGGTTAAGACCCTGATAAACGGGCTCATGGGAGTCCCGACCGTTATCTGGGGCCTGGTGCTCTACCTGATGTTCGTCCCCCTCGGCCCGCTCGGTTCCCTCGGCCTTCTCTACACGGAGATGGGGATAAGCGTCGGTCAAGCATTGTTGATAACCCCAATAATTATGAGCATAGTCGTGAACTCGCTGGAGTCGATAGAGGGTGAGGTGAGAGAGCTGGCCTTAACTCTCGGTGCCGATGAGATGCGTGCATCCTTCCAAGTGGTCAGGGAGAGCGTCGGAGGTATAGTCTTAGCCATCATAGCGGCCTTCAACAGGGCCATAGCCGAGCTCGGCATAGCCCTCATGATCGGCGGCAACATCTACGTTAGGGGTGGCGTTTACAACACCCGGGTTCTCACCACTGCAATACAGATGTACACCGTCAGGGCGGAGATAAATATGGCGATAGCGCTGGGCATAATCCTCATGGGCATAGTATTGGCTGTGAACCTGCTTTCAAACCTTGTGCGGAAGTGGTTGGAATGA
- a CDS encoding substrate-binding domain-containing protein, producing MVNIMNKRLKLGFLLALILVSFSYGCIGNSNEVATAKPKVLTISTTTSLYDTGILENVVAPIFKEKYNIELRFIPKGTGGAILDAKSGASDAILVHALPKEQAFMEEGYGVNRKVFAYNFFVIVGPKDDPAGIRGLSVSEALKKIVEYGRAHPDKIVWVSRDDGSGTNTKEIALWKNAGFDFNELKNESWFGTTGAGMGNTLLYTSERKAYTISDIGTYLKYQKEGKINLDVLVDKGEELINVYAIIIINPKKIPGKDFKDAMLLAEWLTSDEGQKAIAEYGKDEFGRPLFYPAVPVLKGEQGDVFRWILKYGFMKDGDKYTECPEKFRYNATYDFFEFPASVVGG from the coding sequence ATGGTGAACATCATGAATAAGAGGCTAAAGCTGGGATTTTTGTTAGCTCTCATTCTTGTCAGCTTTTCTTATGGATGTATAGGTAACAGCAATGAGGTTGCAACGGCAAAGCCCAAGGTTCTTACGATTTCAACCACCACCAGCCTCTACGATACCGGAATCCTTGAGAACGTGGTTGCACCAATTTTCAAGGAGAAGTACAACATAGAGCTCCGCTTCATCCCCAAGGGGACAGGGGGAGCGATTCTCGATGCTAAAAGCGGTGCCAGCGATGCCATACTCGTGCATGCACTCCCGAAGGAACAGGCCTTCATGGAGGAGGGCTACGGGGTGAACAGAAAGGTCTTTGCTTACAACTTCTTCGTGATAGTCGGCCCGAAGGACGACCCTGCTGGAATTAGAGGTTTAAGCGTTTCCGAGGCGCTCAAGAAGATCGTCGAGTACGGCAGGGCCCATCCCGACAAAATCGTCTGGGTCTCAAGGGACGACGGTTCGGGAACAAACACGAAGGAAATAGCCCTGTGGAAGAACGCTGGCTTCGATTTCAACGAGCTGAAGAACGAGAGCTGGTTCGGAACCACCGGTGCCGGAATGGGCAACACGCTCCTCTACACGAGCGAGAGGAAGGCATACACCATCTCGGACATAGGAACCTACCTCAAGTACCAGAAGGAAGGCAAGATAAACCTGGACGTCCTCGTTGACAAGGGGGAGGAGCTCATAAACGTCTACGCCATAATCATAATCAACCCGAAGAAGATACCCGGCAAGGACTTTAAGGATGCGATGCTCTTGGCCGAGTGGCTCACCAGCGACGAGGGTCAGAAGGCTATAGCCGAGTACGGGAAGGACGAGTTTGGAAGGCCCCTGTTCTACCCGGCCGTTCCGGTTCTCAAGGGCGAGCAGGGGGATGTCTTCAGGTGGATCCTCAAGTACGGCTTCATGAAGGACGGGGATAAATACACCGAATGTCCCGAGAAGTTCAGGTACAACGCCACCTACGACTTCTTCGAGTTCCCGGCCTCGGTGGTTGGGGGCTAA
- a CDS encoding GTPase: MKQKKAWRIVREVIDEADIVIEVVDARDPIGTRNPKVERLVKESGKKLLIAMNKADLVPKEWAEEYKRKSDVPMVFISARERKGTGILRREIKKIAKELFDEGKEKVKVALIGYPNVGKSTIINVLKGKHAVGVAPIPGYTKGKQLIRLSKKIWLIDSPGVVPIDDFDELVIKGGFPADKIEDPVKPALKLIRRIIDTRKEALTEKYDIQEFESEEQILEAIGRKKGLLRKGGEVDIEETARYFLREWQTGKFTLFEKEEKREEEFQWAYSDVLEEIEQELLLDPRRILWKFREKIEPSNVKRVGIKEIEGFTVGIATGFKKCDSAKKLLEKITGKKVIASECFGKKWKGIIAILE, translated from the coding sequence ATGAAGCAGAAAAAAGCATGGAGAATAGTGAGAGAAGTGATAGACGAGGCTGATATTGTAATTGAGGTAGTTGATGCGAGGGATCCAATTGGAACGAGAAACCCAAAGGTTGAGAGGTTAGTGAAGGAAAGCGGAAAAAAACTGCTCATAGCTATGAACAAAGCCGATTTAGTTCCTAAAGAATGGGCTGAAGAGTATAAGAGAAAGAGCGATGTTCCGATGGTTTTTATCAGTGCAAGAGAACGAAAAGGAACTGGAATCCTGAGAAGAGAAATCAAAAAGATAGCAAAAGAGCTGTTTGATGAAGGAAAAGAAAAAGTTAAAGTTGCATTAATTGGCTATCCAAATGTTGGAAAGAGCACAATAATTAATGTCCTTAAAGGTAAACATGCCGTTGGAGTCGCCCCAATTCCTGGGTATACCAAAGGAAAACAGCTTATAAGGCTCAGTAAGAAAATATGGTTAATAGACTCTCCCGGTGTTGTACCGATAGATGACTTTGACGAACTTGTAATCAAAGGAGGGTTCCCAGCAGATAAGATTGAAGACCCGGTAAAGCCGGCATTAAAGCTTATTAGACGTATCATTGATACCAGAAAAGAAGCCTTGACTGAGAAATATGACATTCAAGAGTTTGAAAGTGAGGAGCAGATTTTGGAGGCGATCGGTAGAAAGAAGGGTTTACTTAGAAAAGGAGGAGAAGTTGACATTGAAGAAACAGCAAGATACTTCCTTAGAGAGTGGCAGACAGGGAAATTCACCCTATTTGAAAAAGAAGAGAAGAGGGAAGAGGAATTCCAATGGGCATACAGTGATGTTCTTGAGGAGATTGAGCAAGAGCTTTTGCTTGACCCAAGGAGAATACTTTGGAAGTTTAGAGAGAAGATTGAACCGAGCAATGTGAAGAGAGTTGGGATTAAGGAAATTGAAGGATTTACTGTGGGTATAGCAACTGGATTTAAAAAGTGCGACTCAGCAAAAAAGCTTTTGGAAAAGATTACTGGAAAGAAAGTCATAGCAAGTGAATGCTTTGGGAAGAAATGGAAGGGAATAATCGCTATACTTGAGTAG
- a CDS encoding TIGR04076 family protein, with protein MGKLIINVIEIRGKCPVFKVGDRIVIEGPQINLKETDAVCTHAFASLMPYIVALRKGIKPSELGLGKGGKAYVQCLDPGPPYTEGGTVIFEITVVKDEAEKSMENSERSDRRG; from the coding sequence ATGGGGAAACTGATTATAAATGTCATAGAAATTAGAGGAAAATGTCCAGTGTTTAAAGTAGGTGACAGAATAGTTATTGAAGGACCACAGATAAACCTAAAAGAAACAGATGCAGTATGCACTCACGCATTCGCCTCCCTAATGCCTTATATCGTGGCACTGAGAAAAGGTATTAAACCAAGTGAACTTGGACTGGGAAAAGGAGGCAAAGCCTATGTGCAGTGTCTCGATCCTGGACCTCCCTATACTGAGGGTGGAACTGTAATTTTCGAGATAACGGTGGTGAAAGATGAAGCAGAAAAAAGCATGGAGAATAGTGAGAGAAGTGATAGACGAGGCTGA
- a CDS encoding DUF515 domain-containing protein produces MSEDIEAKIRRLRELGKATAEQEARPPKPAVTRPPRRVSKIGSLRERERKRRIIIGAAIVIIILLAISFAAYTYYQNRTLRELEKAKQQKIAEVNRYFTGELANDTAKFELIKQIQAAKSIEELNKIDVKKVYEERLAELQRRKEEEAKKKALEELNKAKAQQISAIEQAFEPLLAQPLPEDLKNKAIKKLNQLKQEVENAQSKEQVLAVDPTPYLMDLWKEYYYYLIDSIPTQKVILKKGEEKRIYTKIEAKYVISKITDLGELLQYTIEKAEMVQIALVLTRDRINGAFLSPGDKIKIYAKNGTKGQYIKIADEGYVDLVLLPTTAGQISLSESQSEGSTVSTSSTTSYSESHSTSYTPGDTTITNAQNANNQYSTTQSSSDSSSAYYNYNVNLAEVLKAIAAGKIEAPEDVKEQLSQYGWKIIDLEKDSGMLVLDPTARFLVIIEVPAEFVTDILNHKDMIYIAKITG; encoded by the coding sequence GTGTCAGAGGATATTGAAGCGAAAATTAGAAGGTTGAGAGAGTTGGGAAAGGCAACTGCCGAGCAAGAAGCCAGACCTCCCAAGCCCGCTGTGACAAGACCTCCGAGAAGAGTTTCTAAAATTGGAAGTCTTAGAGAAAGGGAAAGAAAAAGAAGAATTATAATAGGAGCTGCAATCGTGATTATAATACTCTTGGCGATTTCATTTGCCGCTTATACTTATTACCAGAATAGAACCCTCAGGGAGTTAGAGAAAGCGAAACAGCAAAAAATTGCTGAGGTCAATAGGTATTTTACAGGGGAACTTGCCAATGATACTGCCAAATTTGAGCTGATCAAACAAATTCAAGCTGCTAAAAGTATTGAGGAGCTTAACAAGATTGATGTGAAGAAAGTCTATGAGGAACGTTTGGCTGAGTTGCAAAGAAGAAAAGAGGAAGAAGCTAAGAAAAAAGCTCTTGAAGAGCTAAACAAAGCCAAAGCTCAGCAAATATCTGCAATTGAGCAAGCATTTGAACCGTTGTTGGCTCAGCCTCTTCCGGAAGACTTGAAAAATAAGGCAATTAAGAAATTAAATCAACTTAAACAGGAAGTTGAGAATGCTCAAAGTAAGGAACAAGTTCTCGCCGTTGATCCCACACCGTATCTGATGGATTTATGGAAAGAATACTATTATTACTTAATTGATTCTATTCCAACTCAAAAGGTAATTCTAAAGAAGGGTGAGGAGAAGAGAATATATACAAAAATTGAAGCCAAATACGTAATCAGTAAAATAACAGATCTTGGGGAGCTCCTTCAATATACAATTGAAAAAGCGGAAATGGTGCAAATTGCCCTTGTGTTAACAAGAGACAGGATAAATGGGGCATTTCTTTCACCGGGTGATAAGATCAAAATTTATGCTAAAAATGGTACAAAAGGCCAATACATCAAAATCGCAGATGAAGGGTATGTTGATTTGGTGCTTCTCCCTACGACAGCAGGTCAAATTTCACTGAGCGAATCTCAGAGTGAGGGAAGTACGGTTTCGACGTCATCAACCACATCCTATTCAGAATCACACTCAACAAGCTATACTCCCGGAGATACTACAATAACAAATGCTCAAAATGCAAATAACCAATATTCTACAACTCAATCAAGCAGTGACAGCTCAAGTGCATATTACAATTATAATGTCAACTTGGCTGAAGTTCTGAAGGCAATTGCAGCTGGAAAAATCGAAGCTCCAGAGGATGTTAAAGAACAGCTCTCACAGTATGGATGGAAAATTATTGATCTCGAAAAAGATTCAGGCATGCTTGTGCTCGATCCCACGGCCAGATTTCTTGTAATAATCGAAGTTCCGGCCGAATTTGTTACGGACATATTAAACCATAAGGACATGATCTATATTGCAAAAATCACGGGGTGA